The following coding sequences are from one Anguilla anguilla isolate fAngAng1 chromosome 12, fAngAng1.pri, whole genome shotgun sequence window:
- the LOC118210111 gene encoding olfactory receptor 52L1-like, with product MENVSAVTSFILTAYTELEDHRYLYFILLLVLYVLILFVNSGLIVVICIERGLHGPMYLFICNLAVNGVYGSTSLLPPMLGHLLSQNYEISRTFCLLQIFCLHSHASVDLNVLAVMGYDRYVAICHPLHYHQLMSRRKVCTLIALSWSHAHILFGLFFILTVQRTFCAAIIEKVFCANFELVKLSCFETSFQNRVGFVVAFLVIVPQLLMILFSYAQILRICLFASKESQAKAFQTCTPHLVAVINYSVGCFFEVTQSRFNMSHIPYKARIFLSLYYLIIPPLFNAIIYGISIQAIRAHIVKLFSGMKNKLITRMIMK from the coding sequence ATGGAAAATGTATCAGCAGTGACATCCTTCATTTTAACAGCATACACTGAACTGGAAGaccacagatatttatacttcATACTTTTACTCGTGTTGTACGTTCTGATATTATTTGTAAATTCAGGTCTAATTGTAGTAATATGCATAGAGAGAGGTTTGCACGGGcctatgtatttgtttatatgtaacTTAGCCGTGAATGGAGTGTATGGTAGTACCTCTTTATTACCACCTATGCTTGGCCATTTGTTATCTCAGAATTATGAAATATCTCGGACCTTTTGTCTTTTACAGATCTTTTGTTTACACTCACATGCTTCAgttgatttaaatgttttagcaGTGATGGGCTATGACCGGTATGTTGCCATTTGCCATCCATTACACTATCACCAGTTAATGTCTCGTAGAAAAGTGTGCACCCTTATTGCATTGTCTTGGTCTCATGCCCATATTCTTTTTGGACTCTTTTTCATATTAACTGTACAGCGAACATTTTGTGCTGCTATCATAGAAAAAGTGTTCTGTGCCAATTTTGAATTAGTCAAACTGTCTTGTTTTGAAACCTCTTTTCAGAACAGAGTTGGCTTTGTTGTAGCTTTTCTTGTAATTGTTCCACAGCTGCTCATGATACTATTTTCCTATGCACAAATACTCAGAATCTGCCTGTTTGCTTCTAAGGAATCTCAGGCCAAAGCTTTTCAAACATGCACTCCACACCTAGTGGCTGTCATTAACTATTCAGTGGGATGCTTTTTTGAGGTCACCCAAAGTCGTTTCAATATGAGTCATATACCTTATAAAGCTCGTATATTCCTGTCCCTTTACTATCTGATAATTCCTCCATTGTTTAATGCTATCATTTATGGAATTAGCATTCAAGCAATCAGGGCTCATATCGTCAAACTGTTTAGTGGTATGAAAAATAAGTTGATAACGCGGATGATAATGAAGTAA
- the LOC118210170 gene encoding olfactory receptor 4N5-like codes for MIIELQALSNISLTAKDPFQKQHCLYIQVTMENVSAVTSFILTAYTELEDHRYLYFICFLLLYIMIIVANAVLITVIYIERGLHEPMYLFICSLAVNGVFGSTSLLPSMLVFLLSHSYEISLTHCLLQIYCLYSYAHGEFTILAVMSYDRYVAICHPLHYHLLMSPKKLYAAITLSWVIPFIYFALIFIMTVQLTFCVRIIEKVYCANFPLVKLSCFDTNVQNILALASTFVSPISQILMILFSYGQIFRICLFASKESQTKAIRTCTPHLLTLINFSVGCLFEAIQSRFNMSHVPHKARIFLSLHMFLFPPLLNPVIYGISNQAIKVHIFKLFSSKKKSEPHSR; via the exons ATGATCATAGAATTGCAAGCACTCTCAAACATTTCTCTGACGGCAAAAGACCCCTTTCAAAAACAG CACTGTCTCTACATCCAGGTGACCATGGAGAATGTATCAGCAGTGACGTCCTTCATACTGACGGCCTACACTGAACTGGAAgatcacagatatttatacttcatatgttttcttcttttatacATTATGATTATAGTGGCCAATGCAGTACTAATAACAGTAATATACATTGAGAGAGGTCTTCATGAACCCATGTACTTGTTTATATGTAGCTTAGCAGTGAATGGAGTATTTGGGAGCACATCTTTATTACCATCTATGCTTGTCTTTTTGTTGTCTCATAGTTATGAAATATCTCTGACCCATTGTTTGTTACagatatattgtttatattcatatgCTCATGGTGAATTTACTATTTTAGCAGTGATGAGCTATGACCGGTATGTTGCTATTTGTCACCCGTTACACTATCACCTCCTCATGTCTCCTAAGAAGCTATATGCAGCTATTACATTATCCTGGGTGATTCCCTTCATTTACTTTGCCCTTATATTCATAATGACTGTTCAGCTGACATTTTGTGTCAGGATTATTGAAAAAGTGTATTGTGCCAATTTTCCTTTAGTTAAACTGTCTTGTTTTGATACGAATGTTCAGAATATTCTTGCCCTGGCATCAACTTTTGTTTCACCTATTTCTCAGATCCTCATGATACTGTTTTCCTATGGACAAATATTCAGAATCTGCCTGTTTGCTTCTAAGGAATCTCAGACCAAAGCTATTCGaacatgcaccccacacttaCTAACTCTGATTAACTTTTCTGTGGGATGCTTATTTGAGGCCATCCAGAGTCGTTTCAACATGAGTCATGTCCCTCATAAAGCTCGCATATTTCTGTCCCTACACATGTTCTTATTTCCCCCATTGTTAAATCCTGTCATTTATGGAATTAGCAATCAAGCCATTAAAGTccatattttcaaattgtttagTAGTAAAAAGAAGAGTGAACCCCACTCaagatga